The following proteins are encoded in a genomic region of Arachis ipaensis cultivar K30076 chromosome B02, Araip1.1, whole genome shotgun sequence:
- the LOC107627539 gene encoding uncharacterized protein LOC107627539: MEKYFKRKLPLESEVTPLVSSNKKKFLEFNVESLVADPGQRPKISNYDPNDRDEVRRAYLQKGPCQPREHDFPQTYFGTSLCRFNADWFNEFGNWLEYSISKDAVFCLCCYLMKPDGASGDAFVKEGFSNWKKKERLQTHVGNHDSSHNQA, from the coding sequence atggaaaaatatttcaaaagaaaGTTACCACTAGAATCTGAAGTCACTCCATTAGTCTCTTCTAATAAAAAGAAGTTCTTAGAATTCAATGTGGAAAGTCTGGTAGCTGATCCTGGACAACgacccaaaatttcaaattatgatCCAAATGACAGGGATGAAGTTAGACGAGCTTATTTACAAAAAGGTCCTTGTCAACCAAGAGAACATGATTTTCCACAAACATATTTTGGAACTTCTCTCTGTAGATTTAATGCTGATTGGTTTAATGAATTTGGCAATTGGTTGGAATATAGTATTTCAAAAGATGCTGTCTTTTGTCTCTGTTGCTATCTTATGAAACCTGATGGTGCGAGTGGTGATGCTTTTGTAAAAGAGGGCTTTTCAAATTGGAAAAAGAAGGAGCGATTACAAACACATGTTGGAAATCATGATAGTTCTCATAATCAAGCTTGA